AGGACCTTCGTGAGATCAAGAGAAGTGAACTTTGTCCTTTACTTTCCGAAGCCGAGCTGGAGGCCAAACATGGCATTCCCAGATTACCATTTAATAACGAAAATGTCTGGCCCACCAAGCCTTCGTCTATGTTGTCATCCTTTCATAACACAGCCTCCTCAGTAGAGTACAGAGAGAGACAGGTAAAGCCGACTAAACGGTCCAGACCAACAAAAACACCACCCACTCCTCGTAGCATTTACCCAGGGGTGAATCAGCCTCCAGTCGCTGCCTACCAGACCAGACCCCCTATACCAATCATTTGCCCGACAGGGTGCATGTGCAATTTACACATCAATGACTTGGGCCTCACCGTCAATTGTAAAGAAAAAGGCTTCCACAACATTTCTGAGCTGCTGCCACGACCACTCAATGCCAAGAAACTCTATTTAAGTGGGAATTTGATTCAGAAAATTTACAGGTCGGACTTTTGGAACTTCTCTAGTTTGGATCTATTGCACTTGGGTAATAATCGGATATCATATGTTCAAGAAGGCGCCTTTATGAACCTACctaatttaaaaagtttatatttGAATGGCAACGACATTGAAAGGCTCACTCCAGGCATGTTTCGTGGTCTGCAGGCACTTAGTTATCTGTACTTTGAGTACAATGTCATTCGAGAGATCCAACCGGCTGCCTTCAGCCTCATGCCAAACCTGCAGTTGGTTTTTCTCAATGACAACCTGCTACGCACCTTGCCTGTGGATGCTTTTGCTGGCACTTCCCTGGCTAGACTCAACCTGCGCAACAACTACTTTCTGTACCTTCCTGTGAACGGAGTACTGGAGCATCTTCACTCCATCGTTCAAATCGACCTTCACCAGAATCCCTGGGACTGCTCTTGTGACATCATTCCACTCAAACAATGGATAGAGAAGCTCAGCTCCGTCATTGTCGTTGGGGAAGTGACCTGCAAGACCCCAGACTTCGCCCTTGGCAAAGATCTGCGCACCCTGGAGGCTGAGGTCATCTGCCCCGAGTTGAAATTCACCGCTTCTTCTCCAGTCCTACCCAATGACATGACGGCCACCAGTGGCTCTGAATTAGGACAAGCGCCGGCAACGGGAGCTGTCCCACTCTCTGTGCTAATTCTCAGCCTGCTGATTCTCTTCATCTCCTCTGTTTTTGTGGCCGCCGGTCTCTTCGCATTTGTCCTACGGAGGCGAAAGAAACTTCCCTTCAGGAAGCGACAGGAGGTGGATCTTACGGGGATTCAAATGCAGTGCAAGATCTTTGAAGAAAGACAGACTGCCTCACCTGAGAAGCCACCCGGTCACGTCTACGACTATATCCCCCATCCCGTTACTCAAATGTGTAACAATCCCATTTACAAACCACGAGAAGGAGAGATTGAGGGCGAGCAGTTTGCAGAAACCAAGGAAAATAACAGTAATTATCGAACTCTTCTGGAGAAAGAGAAGGAATGGACGATGGCTGTGTCCAATTCCCAGCTCAACACCATTGTCACCATCAATCAGTCCGGTGACATGGCAGGCTTTCATGAGAACGGAGTGCTTTGCCCTACCGTGATTGACAGCCAGAGGCCGACCCCTACGGTTGGTTTTGTAGACTGCCTGTACGGCACTGTTCCCAAATTAAAGGACATGCATGTTGCACATGCACATCCCCCCGGAATGCAATACCCCGATTTACAGCAAGACGCCagattaaaagaaacattacttTTCACTGCGGGGAAAGGATTCCCTGAGCAAACACAAAGTGAATACCTCGAGTTAAGGGCGAAACTCCAAACCAAGCCGGATTACCTCGAAGTCTTAGAGAAATCATACAGATTCtaattgaattgaaaaaaagAGTAAACTCACTTTCACAACCCCTCCCCCTCCACGCCCAAAAAGAATACGTATCAAAAAAGAAGCATGGCAAGATTATATATTTCACACACGTACACGTACACACTCAGACACACATTTCCCCCAAGTCGCTTTTGGAGGAAAGGCCATACTCAGATTTTTCAATGAAGTGCCTTTTTTTCAGAGTAGCCAGCAATGTTACCACCCATTATTTTTGTACGGAACAGATTTGTTGAACCTCCGGAGCGCCTGGCACAGTTTGTAGAATATTTGCAGTTTGCTGCATGCGTTCGACTGCAGATGGAGGTTATTGATCAAAAACTTCACCTGCTATAGAGATACAGCGACGTATTACCCGTTGAGTGGTCTATTTAATTTTCTATACAGCAAAAGACAGAGTTCTATCTCAAGGACGCACCCGAGGATCAATATTTGTGAATATATAATGACACTTCAAGATTTTATGGAGTTCAACGCACTTTCTTAAGAAAAATGCTTCTGGATACTATCACTAACAGCTTTTTAGGAAGCACTTTTAATGTTTTCTCTCTCACAAAGATTTGACAAAGTTAAAAaatgtgcatatatttattCTGTAATTTCAGTGAAAGATTTAATTGTAAAGgtaatgttaaatcaatgtaTAGTGATTATGCGTCTGGTATAGCCttcttaataaaaatacaaagtcttaaatcaaataaaaagggTACCAATGAATACTGTTTGTGAGAAATAGACTTGACGTATTGGTATGGCGCTTCAAATGACAAATTATAAAATGCACATTAACCTAGCAAGGTCTCTTTGCTGCTAGAAGAGTCAGGTTGAGACATTCTGATGGTCCTGCCTGTATGCATGTGTCATCGATGGGTTTGGACAAGAAAAGGAGACCTTGGATTAGATTTGAGTCTTTCTGTAAGGTATGTTTTTATACCTGTCCACTGCTTACTGAATGACACTACATTTGAGATGAATATTTAATGCAATGCCACTTTTACATGTGTCCacaagagagagatagagagacaCGCTCGCATCATGTCTGTGGATGGACAAAATTGATGTTTGATTATTTGAGGAACGCCACTTATTTTTTCAGGTATGATATACAGCTTCGTGCAACATATGACATTTGATTATAAATTCTGCTTGTGTGTGTTGggggtattttttattttctgttgatGCATCACTCAAGTGACATAATTACGAACTAGAAAGTGAACTATCTGATAAAAACTGATTTTCTACTCCCCTTTGACAACAAAGTGGCTATTTTTTAAACCAAATATTTTATGTCTGTTTGCCAGTGCCAATTACCTTGAAGTTCTATCCATAACCATTTAATACAAACATTGAAAGACAGTTCATCTACTTTTAAGTatgattattttatgtttttctgaggctgTCAAGGATGCAGAAcagtatttctttattttttcttatcaTTCAGTTGACTAGTGTAGCTTCTGATTCCTCTGTTCAGTACCCACCaagaattttatttatattttgtccCTACATTCATCTTTTACCCAGACTGTTTTGtcaatatttcaataaattttGCTTGGTCCATATTTAACAGCACTCCCTTTTGTGGAAATCTGTTTCACATCAATAATGTGTTCAAACAGAGTACATTTTTGTCAGAAATATTCATAAATGATTGTTAGTGTGGTGCCCTAAAGTGCAtgcaaatgctgttttttagtgtttttactgGGTTTGGTTCTTCCGTATATTCTTTTAGGTACTGTGAATCATTCTTCTGAATGTGAGGTGTAACTGTTGTAAGCGAATGTGTCGTTTATAGATTGTGTGGTGTTCACTAAATATGTGTTCAGCTGCTGTCTGGATTCTTCATTGTGATGAAGAACTGCTCAGGGGACAGTAATGGTAGGGACAATGTCACCTTGCTGTGGATTACGTCTAGGTTGTCCTTGTCTCTATATTTCAATGTAATGATCTTTATTTTTTGCTAAAGGGTAGAGAAGCTAATGATGTATGATGGTGGTGTCAACACAGTtcttttttgaatgaatgatgtTCCTAAGAGTTGACCTGGGTGAAATATGTAATTAGAACAGTCATTCTTGTCTCTGCTACAATTAATTGTTAGTGTTAATTGTTATCTTCCTTTCTGACTGCACTAATCTATAGAATATACAACTCTAAAACAAATTAAGGCTATTATCTCAAAAGAACAAAGCACTCCATTTTAGAGACAGGGGAGAACGGACCATGTTATGACTGTAGTTACATGTACTACCCAGATCAAATTTGCTGTTTGATAACTTGTCCTTGCCGTCTTTTGCTGAATAAGGTAGtgttatagattttttttcatgcCGTGTTATAGACCTTCATTGCATTTAACTGTTCCTCTACTTGCATATGTGTTTATAtgtagtttttttccccctcacatCTTTGCATTTTAGTACAGTGCCCTGAGGTTAATCTTTGCTTGTTAGATTTGTGCCTGGTAAATTATCATTTGGTTGGTTAGGGTTTATGTAATCTATACTTGACTTATGTCAACATATCGTAGCTCATTTGTAGTATCGAGCGATTTCCTACATcaatgtcattgttttgtttgtggcTTGATACTGACAAGCCATTGACATGGCTCCCTTCTCGGCCATCTttggcttgcttgtttgttgcAGTGGTCTTTGCTGTGGGGGTTTGTTGTGATTCATTCTGGAAGATGGAGCACTGACTCTGAATTTCACTTACTTTCTTCCTCCTCTTGATGGTTTGTTCTTGGGCTTTTCAAAGGGCTTAATTAGCTATAAATGTTCAAAAGCCAAGGAGGTGGATTGAGGGGGAAAATTAAAAAGGAAACGGGGAGGAATAAAGAGTTGAATTTAAACAGGCCAAGCATGTAAAATCAGATAGTCTCAGATCTTCTGGAATgtacccaaaattgaaaatatatttgttgGAGTGCAGTTGAATGAAGATCAATATGCAATCAATATGCAAGCATTAGTATTACTATATATGACATTTTTCTACACTGACTCCAGAAAGTTTTTGGACACTTGAGCCACAGACATTAAAATTGTCTAAAGGCATgagattcaaaatattaaagcaaGTTGTATCTGGGCTCTTCCTTCACCAATTTAACTTTTCTTCATAACTCCATAATTTCTCAATGTCTTTTAATAAGCTAGTGTTTTGATGATTTTTAGTGGAGATTTAAAGTCAGttcaccttaaagggttagctcacccaaaaatgaaaattctgtcattaattactcaccctcatgtcgtttcacacccataagacc
The Megalobrama amblycephala isolate DHTTF-2021 linkage group LG19, ASM1881202v1, whole genome shotgun sequence DNA segment above includes these coding regions:
- the slitrk3a gene encoding SLIT and NTRK-like protein 3 isoform X2; protein product: MLHASVSSESQPSEATWDHPSPNPGDVKLDTAKTDAVKWLSALTSSGLGGRMLWFTLLSTIALGWTTPIPLLDESEEIDEPCFDPCYCEVREGIFHVHCDSKGFTNVSQISQTWTRPFKLNLQRNSMRKLYFNSFLHLNNAVSLNLGNNALQDIHVGAFNGLSILKKLFLHENKLEVFRNDTFMGLESLEYLQADYNVIKRIESGAFRNLHKLRVLILNDNLIPVLPNLLFRSVSLTHLDLRGNRLKILPYKGTLEYIGRSLMEIQLEENPWNCVCDIVQLKTWLERIPYTALVGDITCEYPFHLHGKDLREIKRSELCPLLSEAELEAKHGIPRLPFNNENVWPTKPSSMLSSFHNTASSVEYRERQVKPTKRSRPTKTPPTPRSIYPGVNQPPVAAYQTRPPIPIICPTGCMCNLHINDLGLTVNCKEKGFHNISELLPRPLNAKKLYLSGNLIQKIYRSDFWNFSSLDLLHLGNNRISYVQEGAFMNLPNLKSLYLNGNDIERLTPGMFRGLQALSYLYFEYNVIREIQPAAFSLMPNLQLVFLNDNLLRTLPVDAFAGTSLARLNLRNNYFLYLPVNGVLEHLHSIVQIDLHQNPWDCSCDIIPLKQWIEKLSSVIVVGEVTCKTPDFALGKDLRTLEAEVICPELKFTASSPVLPNDMTATSGSELGQAPATGAVPLSVLILSLLILFISSVFVAAGLFAFVLRRRKKLPFRKRQEVDLTGIQMQCKIFEERQTASPEKPPGHVYDYIPHPVTQMCNNPIYKPREGEIEGEQFAETKENNSNYRTLLEKEKEWTMAVSNSQLNTIVTINQSGDMAGFHENGVLCPTVIDSQRPTPTVGFVDCLYGTVPKLKDMHVAHAHPPGMQYPDLQQDARLKETLLFTAGKGFPEQTQSEYLELRAKLQTKPDYLEVLEKSYRF
- the slitrk3a gene encoding SLIT and NTRK-like protein 3 isoform X1; this encodes MIDWQFYTLLHTNQNAVLKPSLHSPLHSLSPLLSLADANPPCAATTNNNQPEEASRWGFMLHASVSSESQPSEATWDHPSPNPGDVKLDTAKTDAVKWLSALTSSGLGGRMLWFTLLSTIALGWTTPIPLLDESEEIDEPCFDPCYCEVREGIFHVHCDSKGFTNVSQISQTWTRPFKLNLQRNSMRKLYFNSFLHLNNAVSLNLGNNALQDIHVGAFNGLSILKKLFLHENKLEVFRNDTFMGLESLEYLQADYNVIKRIESGAFRNLHKLRVLILNDNLIPVLPNLLFRSVSLTHLDLRGNRLKILPYKGTLEYIGRSLMEIQLEENPWNCVCDIVQLKTWLERIPYTALVGDITCEYPFHLHGKDLREIKRSELCPLLSEAELEAKHGIPRLPFNNENVWPTKPSSMLSSFHNTASSVEYRERQVKPTKRSRPTKTPPTPRSIYPGVNQPPVAAYQTRPPIPIICPTGCMCNLHINDLGLTVNCKEKGFHNISELLPRPLNAKKLYLSGNLIQKIYRSDFWNFSSLDLLHLGNNRISYVQEGAFMNLPNLKSLYLNGNDIERLTPGMFRGLQALSYLYFEYNVIREIQPAAFSLMPNLQLVFLNDNLLRTLPVDAFAGTSLARLNLRNNYFLYLPVNGVLEHLHSIVQIDLHQNPWDCSCDIIPLKQWIEKLSSVIVVGEVTCKTPDFALGKDLRTLEAEVICPELKFTASSPVLPNDMTATSGSELGQAPATGAVPLSVLILSLLILFISSVFVAAGLFAFVLRRRKKLPFRKRQEVDLTGIQMQCKIFEERQTASPEKPPGHVYDYIPHPVTQMCNNPIYKPREGEIEGEQFAETKENNSNYRTLLEKEKEWTMAVSNSQLNTIVTINQSGDMAGFHENGVLCPTVIDSQRPTPTVGFVDCLYGTVPKLKDMHVAHAHPPGMQYPDLQQDARLKETLLFTAGKGFPEQTQSEYLELRAKLQTKPDYLEVLEKSYRF
- the slitrk3a gene encoding SLIT and NTRK-like protein 3 isoform X3; its protein translation is MLWFTLLSTIALGWTTPIPLLDESEEIDEPCFDPCYCEVREGIFHVHCDSKGFTNVSQISQTWTRPFKLNLQRNSMRKLYFNSFLHLNNAVSLNLGNNALQDIHVGAFNGLSILKKLFLHENKLEVFRNDTFMGLESLEYLQADYNVIKRIESGAFRNLHKLRVLILNDNLIPVLPNLLFRSVSLTHLDLRGNRLKILPYKGTLEYIGRSLMEIQLEENPWNCVCDIVQLKTWLERIPYTALVGDITCEYPFHLHGKDLREIKRSELCPLLSEAELEAKHGIPRLPFNNENVWPTKPSSMLSSFHNTASSVEYRERQVKPTKRSRPTKTPPTPRSIYPGVNQPPVAAYQTRPPIPIICPTGCMCNLHINDLGLTVNCKEKGFHNISELLPRPLNAKKLYLSGNLIQKIYRSDFWNFSSLDLLHLGNNRISYVQEGAFMNLPNLKSLYLNGNDIERLTPGMFRGLQALSYLYFEYNVIREIQPAAFSLMPNLQLVFLNDNLLRTLPVDAFAGTSLARLNLRNNYFLYLPVNGVLEHLHSIVQIDLHQNPWDCSCDIIPLKQWIEKLSSVIVVGEVTCKTPDFALGKDLRTLEAEVICPELKFTASSPVLPNDMTATSGSELGQAPATGAVPLSVLILSLLILFISSVFVAAGLFAFVLRRRKKLPFRKRQEVDLTGIQMQCKIFEERQTASPEKPPGHVYDYIPHPVTQMCNNPIYKPREGEIEGEQFAETKENNSNYRTLLEKEKEWTMAVSNSQLNTIVTINQSGDMAGFHENGVLCPTVIDSQRPTPTVGFVDCLYGTVPKLKDMHVAHAHPPGMQYPDLQQDARLKETLLFTAGKGFPEQTQSEYLELRAKLQTKPDYLEVLEKSYRF